The DNA window ccaagtaataaatttttaaccatgtttttataaaataaacgtctattttattcaattttatacatatacataAGCAAGGGACAATATCTCTtaggaaaacccaaaacaaaagcCACGAGAAGAACTAAAAGACTAGAGGTGACAAAATATAGTCTGTGATAGTGCAACAAACTTGGCTGAAaaacatcgagcggtgtgAAGCTAGAGTCTGAGTAACGGATATTGAAGTTTAGCAATAGCTCCATTGCTAAGACCAACTCAAACACTAAAGAAGATGACGATACCAAATTTATCATAGTTTGATGCAAGGAGAGCAATCGGTGAGCCCAGAACATTGTGCATTACAAAAGGCCAAGACAAGTGCAATTCAACGGATGAAAAGAGTAAAATCATGagtttaaaagtaaaatatactttcttcattggtatgagataTGTAAAGTCGTAAGAACTTATGTTTAAAGtatacaatatcatactattgtggaggtaTGTTATTCTCGTGGAATAACAGAGGTAGTTATTCCATGATAGCTATTTTGGCACTCATTTCCGTCCAACTCCACTTATTGCGccgaaataaataaaatttaccattCAAACAACGCACAAATTTCACAAAATCTTGCAATTAAGCCCCTATGACGGTTAATTATTACAAGAAGTTCGAGAGAAACTCGATTTAAATTACTGTAACATATAACCCTTAAATGAATTACTCCTTCAATAGTAGCAATGGCTACTTCAAACCTTTGGCTTCATCCCCCAAATGAAAGCCATATCAGCAGATCTTTACAATATCAGCAGATCTTTACACACTCTGAAACTTCCGAAGTCTTATCCAAACTCAGAGGTCATCTGATAACGATGTTTAGTACTAACCTCATTTGAAGATAGTGCAAGATCGAATCCTCTTATATTCCAAATGTGTACCCGCTTTTGCAAATTTTTCGGATAGGGCTAAGATGAAAGTCTTCCAAGCAAGATCCCACTGAACACTAAAGCACCAAACCACTTGTTGGAGATGAACCTGAAACCATAAAtggaaatgagagagaaaaattagGATGCGTTGTACAAAggagaaaagggaagaaagctAATACATATACCAAGCTCCTCAACTTTAAATATGCATAAATCTTTAGCTAAACAAGATGTGTATGGACATGGTCATGAGTATCATTCTAATGgaactttaatttgaaaacacCAGAATGAAGATTTCCGTCTCCAGTATAACGAGTGAAGGAGATTCAGACACTTAAAGAACTCGATTCTGAAGACCATTAAGTTTAAAATCATGCATTCAACCCATAAAATCagcaaaattttcattttctttactGGTGCTTGATATAGTACCCTCCCACATCAGACACATACTTTCTATTGCAATCGGCACGACTCGATAAGTCGACTGTGGAAATCTGCCAAGCCAATTGTCCAGAAGCAGCAGCCAAAAATGCATAAAACGGCCATCCtgttccacaatggtatgggAGTAAGCCATCCAAACAAATTGTAGTTTAACCGAAACTGGAAATTAAGAACAGAGGAAAGGCACAGAGCCGTTTACCAATATCAGCATTGTAACCACTAAGAGCAAGACAGCCAATGTTTGCAACTCCAAACATAGAAATCCACTCCTTAGTTGAATCTCCAAATCTCAAAGCAGTAGATTTAACGCCGACTTTTAAGTCATCCTCCTTATCCTAAAGCCATCAAGAGTAAGCATTGCAACCTTAGTTGaggataatttttaaaatgtctttAGACAGAAACATATTTTCTAGGGGCacttcagatttttttttttagagcaTCTTGAACTTCGAggtatttttttcaagtttcaaaCACTTCTTCATATGCAATCAAAAAACATCAATAGAAATTAGTGCTTTTATTCAGATATAAAATGCCATTAAGATGTCAAACAACGCCTCTAAGCACACACTATTCAGGCCAATCCCACCTAAGGTTTGGTTAAAGACACCTGAGAACTCGCAAAGAAATTTAAGGAGTATCTTAGAGCTAAAGGATCGTGTATTTTCTCGATCATGAGAAGTGGTAGGACTTTCTGCTATAAGTTGCATCTATTTCACCCATGTTCACCACTACTAGAGTAAGATTTCAAATGAACTATGAGCTCCCCGCttctataaatactttttgtttttgggtaaaaaaaaattgcctCTAAAGCTGTTGACGCAAAATCCTaataaacaaaggaaaagtGGGAATCGGACTTACCTGATGTGCATATATCGTATCGTATACAAGAGTCCAGAATACTCCAGACAAGTACAGTGGCAAAACAATAGCTGGATCCAAAGTTCCTCTGACGGCAGCCCATCCTAATAAAGCTCCCCAATTGAAGGTCAGACCCAGATAGGCTTGAGGCTGCCACAAATATTACGCTAATCCACATCAATTACcaatttttctcaaaataaataatataaataaaatacttagCAAGCGTAAGTAAAGCATCGTACCCAAAACGTGAACCGCTTCATGAGAGGATAGGAGAAGACTAGAAGCAAAGAGGAAGCCCCCAAAATGCGACTGTTAAAAACATGAGGTCAGGTTGGAAACATCCAACTACTAAGCAAGTATATGGAACAATTATTATATGACCCAGTTCACTCTAAAGAATAACTCAAAGCCAACCCGACCTGTAATTATTCAGTTGAAGGAGAATTCCAAGTCCCAGAAACAGCTGCAACCCTAAAAAACTGATTCCCTGGGGTTGAGTTAATTGACCACTTGCAACTGGTCTTAGCTTTGTACGTTCAACCTGCAAAGGATGAAACACTCAGCCAAGCATGGAAGAGCTAGAAGTAAAACTAATCCCCTGCAAGCAAGGTGTATCAGAAAGGTAAGAAATTAGTGGTAAGACTATTTGTTAGTAATGTGTTGTTCGTCGGCAAGCTAAATACTTAGCCTCAACACCTGCTGCTCTACTTTCTACTTTATTACACATCATGACTGGTGATCTCTCGCATCTGATATTGAGACTACAATAGATCATGAGAATGCAGCAAAATAATTGATACCGACTAAGTGGGAAAGTCATTCGTTTTGCATTACAACCATCCCAGACTAAGAAAAGGGACTAGAAACGTCGCACAGATATGATTAACAATGGAATGAACtgataattaaaatacagAGCCCTAAAAGTGCAGGGGTCAATACATCTATCTATCACAAATAAAACACGTAGATGCACACTACCTGCAAGGACTAACCAATTTATACTATTCAAAAAGTTGAGCTTATAGATATCATGAAAAAGCCACATGATAGagaaaataatgttaatatGATATTCATGGAAGAAAAAAGTGCACTGACCTTTGTATCAATATCTTGATCAAGGAGGTCATTTATGGTACACCCAGCACCCCTCAAAAGCAAAGCCCCACATCCAAATAGAGTCAGCATTTTAAAGTCAGGAAGTTGGCCTGGAGATGCCGCCAAGGTAATTGACCTGAAGAATACAATTTACTCTATTTATGGATTTGGAAATCATGAGCCCCTTAACATTAATGATCCAATTGAGCGTGTGAACATCGTCTTACCTATATGATACAAAAGCAAATTATAGTTCAATGCATAGAAGGTAATAAAGCGAACCAATGACAGCTACTTTTCTATTTACAAGTTGTAATCGGACACACGTCCTAACGAAAATACACAATTCCGTAACAATATTTAGATCCTTCATGAACGATCGagcaaaaattgaaaatgataaatatgatatgaaatacaTGAATATCTTTTTTACATAAGACTATGCAAGTTATAACTAAATTATGCATACCTCCAATCTCACAAATACAATactcaaaactcaaatatggAATACATCAATACACATCTCGGCGATTATCACAACTTTAACACATAATTTGGAGAGAATCAAACCATCCATTTTCAGCTAGACGACCAATGGTGACTAGTATAATACAGAGATTATGTATTCCACAAACGGGCTGAATACAGAATATAATAACCAATCTCACAAGCCAATTAACAACAATATAGTTTACATTCACAGCAAACCCAACAGGGACCAAAAACAGAAGTAACTCTTACCACATACAAGGCCAAGCAAGTAACCACGTCCCAATGGGTTTATCGAGCCGCGCAAGGTGAGCATAAGGCTGAATCTTTTTGGGCAAATACAAATAAATCCAGGACATCTCAACTTTCGCCTGTGATCCTCCATCCTGTTTAACACTACCAGACGGGCTCTCGTCACTCTTTGAACTCTCCTTTACATCCGAAGACGTAGATAACCCATGGATGAGTCCAAATCTAAAATCTCGAATAAAATTTTCGCAAGCAAAATCCGCCCGAGTACACCATAAATTGGAAACTAAACTAGCTCTGGAGTAAGAAATTGGCGCGTCGAGACTCGATAAGGGATTAAGAAATTTACGATGAACAAAGAGGCAGGACACAGACCTGCGTGAAGTACGGAATAGCAAAGACGCCATTCCCAATCCAAAAACAAGCTAATAGAACTAATTTATACTATAATTTCAATCAAATCGTCTCGAATGACTCGAATTTGTTCGAATTCTGAATTCGAATATAACAATTACCACTCAGCAATCACCCTTCGTCTTCGTCCAGTTCCAAATTCCATCATTTCCCCATCGAATCGACTGGACACTACAAATTCCCAACTTCCGTCGTCGTTCAATTACTTTCGGTGTTCTCAACATGGCGGCTAAACGGCCAATGAAAAGCCCCCGCCAAGTTTTTGTGTTCTATACCTATCTCTGCTACGCATTTGCTTCGCCCTCCAAGTctgataaattattttaatttcggaatttaaattttgaaaaataattttaaataatttattttgcaacgatttttttttttttttaataaactaagTAAAATATTGTCTTTGGATAGTAACGGTAAAAATATAGAGGTCAATTTTGTAATCCTACCTAAATAGGAATTATTCAAATTgtaaacattttgtttttttaatattaataaggTTCGGGTGGAagtattcaaatattttaatagtaCATGTTTTCCGATTGAACCCTAAATTATGTTCAAGTTGgctacaaatttaaattttgaaatgatatAGACAAAATCGAACAACTGCCTAAACATTAGATATCAAGTTATGCACGCCTACGtataattcaatcaaatatgagcacataaaatatataaatcataGGCTTTTTAGTCCTTGatctcattttaattaatttcaatcaattaattgattgatgttttgaggataacaaacctacctttaattattaactattttcagtattttgaattGTCCGCAGTATAAGGTCgtgaataacgatttcaacaacttttcaattactcaaatcagagctaaaacaaaaaaattacagtCGAAATAACATACCtaacgtgatgatgtggcagcaaaatcaaaatgatggataaatcaaaatatgtcAAAGCATGAcgtttataattttgaaaaaaagtaaTGGGGtagtttttgttattattatatttctaaataaaatgatttttatataatataaatttaaatgtaacCGTTATTCACCTtcattcttattattattatattattatattattatatttataataaattttgaatttgtgaCGATTATTtacattgatttttattatttttatatttaaaaaaattaaataaatgaatttgaaaaactttcttatttatttacttttaatctccgTCTTCCATTATTCCAAACACAATCCAATCGTGAATATTAATTCTTACCTTGccacttttcttttccatataaattcatcaactttcccacattttaaaacacataacTTCCATAAATTCTCAAATCTTCATTTGTTCAAATGCTCCattgtttgttgctctctccaacctttcaattttatttttattcatcttattcttgagagagatttttttattgtattgtgagaaaaTAGTTGTGAGTGCTTCGAATTATAAATCTACTCTTTAAGAGAGTTGTGTGTGTtactatcaaattcaaatatttgtaccggtttgatcctgcgccgtggaaagaattgagtttgttcttgaactcgtaaaaagagcgacgtagcggtttggctctgatctgtggaaagagtcgagaaagttgtttattcaaattcccaagaggcgcttgggcagcagagtaggtcgagtttaaccgaaccactataaaacaaCATTGTCATCTTTTCTGactatttatttcaaaattattattgtgatttattgcaagttctcctttattattattttgacttattattttgttctagtaattatcatcttctaactatttgtaaaaagtttcatcattagaaaaattaatcacttTTATagttaaaaccctattcaccccctctagggttgccataccgatccaacaTGAATGTGTAGGTGTATAACGGTAACTTTTGAATGTAATGTATGCTGACATTTATGCCTAAAGcttcgtaattaattatttagtttttaacaatattttttattattttatttgcaatttAATTGTTACTTATTGAAAATTCagagttattaatgtaatcttatAATATGTGATTGACATATAAAACGATGGTGTTCAggtaataacctaaagagttactatatggataaggttgggtgtcTTATCCTGGTAACACGATTGATATaacccactttgtaatcgctacaaatgatttgatccaaatcgttcatgtggagacatgttgTAACACCCGCTCACCGACAATGCGATTAACAGGACTTACCATCGATACTGATAACAAACTCTGATAtccaaacataaattttaaaatatttctaaaaacatccagtaaaaacatttaaaaccactacttttaaaaacttaaaacaacCAAAGTAAATTCTTGACAACGAAAGCATAATTACATAAACAGACCCAGACATGGATTCCTAGTAGTCTCTAGCCCGCTGGTCTCGTCCTCAATTGGCCTGCATGATCTAAATCTGGAAAGAAaagttataataattttgatgagtaaTTAGATTACCCAGTAAGTAGCTAGCTTATCATTCACGAGTTCATAACTAATCTTTCCAaatgttttaaagtttttttagtCATTGACTTATAGTTTCTCTTACTAGGGTCATCTGTTCATTAATGAGGTATCTCAGCTACCTCCCGCTTAGGTTATTGACTCTCTTTTGATATGCTTATCTAGAATTTTCGGACTCGTATGTAAGACTCGCTCTCGGTCAAATACGCCCTGTTTACTAATTTCTCTGGCGGCCTGTTTATCTCATATACCAACGGTCAGGAGTACTCATGCTCCTTGACTTAGCACACAGCGCGTATGTTCAACACATAGAACATTCTGGCAATCATTTATATTATGCTTACATCACAGGTAAGCAGTCACAATATACAATAAACATTCAATATCGTCAAAGCTCATCTTAACATACTAAGCTCTTAATCAGGTAAACAACATACTCACATGTTGTAAAGCAAGTTAAGAATTAGTTCAAAGTTCGATTTGCTACTTACTCGGTAATCCAAttactcatcaaaattattataacttTTCTTTCCAGATTTAGATGATGCAGGCCAACCGAGGACGAGACCAGCGGGCCAGAGACTACTGGGAATCCATGTCTGGGTCTGTTTATGTAATTATGCTTTCGTTGTCAATAATTTACTTTGGtcgttttaagttttaaaaagtaccggttttaaatgtttttactgaatgtttttataattattttgaaatttatgtttggaTATCAGAGTTTGTTATATCGATGGTATCTCCTATTAATCGGATTGTCGGTGAGCGGGTGTTACACATGTAAGTGagggtatcctatacaatgagtttgtataagattgtaaatatttaatcactctttataaatccgttaattgagaatattaatatttcacatgatgttgtgactcgatcttaatcctgagtgagttatgaactcatGCCTATATGAGGGCttgtcatttaatttatatagaTGAGAATGACTTTAGCCGATTCAATATACCTACCATTTTGGGGACTTCCAAATAGGTagttgggaacata is part of the Cucurbita pepo subsp. pepo cultivar mu-cu-16 chromosome LG03, ASM280686v2, whole genome shotgun sequence genome and encodes:
- the LOC111791590 gene encoding 4-hydroxybenzoate polyprenyltransferase, mitochondrial, with product MASLLFRTSRRSVSCLFVHRKFLNPLSSLDAPISYSRASLVSNLWCTRADFACENFIRDFRFGLIHGLSTSSDVKESSKSDESPSGSVKQDGGSQAKVEMSWIYLYLPKKIQPYAHLARLDKPIGTWLLAWPCMWSITLAASPGQLPDFKMLTLFGCGALLLRGAGCTINDLLDQDIDTKVERTKLRPVASGQLTQPQGISFLGLQLFLGLGILLQLNNYSRILGASSLLLVFSYPLMKRFTFWPQAYLGLTFNWGALLGWAAVRGTLDPAIVLPLYLSGVFWTLVYDTIYAHQDKEDDLKVGVKSTALRFGDSTKEWISMFGVANIGCLALSGYNADIGWPFYAFLAAASGQLAWQISTVDLSSRADCNRKFISNKWFGALVFSGILLGRLSS